Proteins from a genomic interval of Diospyros lotus cultivar Yz01 chromosome 6, ASM1463336v1, whole genome shotgun sequence:
- the LOC127804022 gene encoding disease resistance protein RPV1-like isoform X1, whose product MEEKDGVMESIPAFRLKWDVFLSFREEDTRDGFTNGLCNSLRSNDIRIFLDNEGMDRGDEIAPSLLEAIEDSAVAIAVISPKYASSRWCLEELARICELRKLVLPVFFEVDPSDVRRLKGPFEKDIEDLERRFGVEKVVRWRNAMERVGGISGWVCNHREAAHVIETLVKRILTAMSNSPVVVAPYTVGLDFPIQELMEMLDVTHNVPQVLGFLGTGGIGKTTLAKAVYNKLARHFECRSFISDVRETFAKPDGVLLLQNKLIKDLSTSSVHPNRNNNDFFAEIRRIFMEKRVMIVLDDVDDAKQLNELAIHREWFFEGSRIIISTRNRDALPTNVVNRIYEVRALGPDDSLKLFSYYALRREKPSGTFLKLSEQIVSITGGLPLALQVFGSLLFDKRRLQEWSDALEKLKKIRPAHLHDILRISFDALDEEEKCIFLDIACLLMNLEMKREDVIDVMKGCGFRAETALTTLTARSLIKVVENDELWMHDQIRDMGRQIILQETKRSYSDIGQRSRIWDRGDVLEVLQCQKGTRSIQGLIIDLDVKTHSRILSSKAIALGNLRRVPNFSAALTYIKEKYKEYFQHVPEKGEVIVNAGWFKTMVNLRMLHFSNVRLEGDFHYIPSTVKWLQWRKCSHRCLPSVLLSKELAVLDLARSKIESVWGWKWFWDRRKVNNKLMVLNLYNCYKITSIPDLSDHKSLEKLILELCTGLKSIHKSIGDLENLRYLNLKDCSSLVQFPNDVSGLKRLKVLILSGCSQIKNLPQNIGSMNSLQELLVDDTAIEELPETIFQLTSLERLSLNSCKFLRRLPPCIENLRSLRELSLHSSALEELPDSIGELGNLEILNLMWCKSLTVIPDSIGNLKSLASLWLNGSSVEVIPTSVGSLYYLKDLSVGDCQSLHTLPVSIEGLSSLIEIQLDRTAITSLPDQFGSLKSLRKLEIRDCKNLDSLPDSIGNMSALHTLILYKAVIIELPESIGKLENLTLLRLNKCTKLSKLPASFGNLKNLHQLFMEETSITELPETFGMLCYLRTLKMEKKPCPLVPQISETLEPATSAKRKVLPSSFSNLSLLVEFNARAWKISGKIPDDFEKLSSLEDLNLSHNDFYSLPSSMKGLQLLKKLVLSHCKFLKVLPPLPLSLHELNAANCTSLESLSDLSNLQNLIELEFTNCEKLVDVPGIEQLKSLRRLYMAGCSSHASAVIRKLDKIALRNLYNLGIPGSEIPDWFTRDEVCFSKKKNNAIKSVIIAAVVSINSQIQHDSRYELPVIVEVEAKILRVTRAVFNHALYLRGVPSSQEDQLYLCRYPDCHPLVTILEDGDKIQVTRRNPPFDPGVTLENCGIHLIYENDDDYDGNEESLNKKLHPVTQKLSKFIGSPEEHNIISNFNQEGMLKKLNKTELGFEDFKRFIHYHLFILLFCLFILFCIILYYFLNYLCIIF is encoded by the exons atggaggaaaaagaCGGTGTTATGGAGTCGATTCCGGCGTTCCGGCTAAAATGGGACGTGTTCTTGAGCTTCAGAGAAGAAGATACCAGAGACGGATTCACTAATGGTCTTTGCAATAGTCTCCGCTCGAATGACATCCGAATCTTTCTAGACAATGAAGGAATGGATCGGGGCGACGAAATAGCGCCGAGTTTGCTAGAAGCGATTGAGGATTCGGCTGTAGCTATTGCTGTTATATCGCCTAAGTATGCATCCTCCCGGTGGTGCTTGGAGGAGCTGGCGAGAATTTGCGAGCTGAGAAAACTTGTGCTTCCGGTGTTCTTTGAAGTTGATCCGTCGGATGTACGGAGATTGAAAGGACCATTTGAGAAGGACATTGAGGATCTGGAGAGAAGATTTGGAGTGGAAAAAGTGGTGAGATGGAGGAACGCCATGGAAAGAGTTGGAGGGATTTCTGGCTGGGTTTGCAACCACAG GGAAGCGGCACATGTGATTGAAACTTTAGTTAAAAGGATCCTGACTGCAATGAGCAACTCCCCAGTTGTTGTCGCTCCATATACGGTGGGGCTCGATTTTCCCATACAGGAATTGATGGAAATGTTGGATGTAACTCATAATGTCCCCCAAGTTCTGGGGTTCCTTGGTACTGGAGGAATTGGCAAGACAACTCTTGCCAAAGCTGTTTACAATAAACTTGCAAGGCATTTTGAATGCCGCAGTTTCATATCAGATGTTAGAGAAACTTTTGCTAAGCCCGATGGTGTATTGTTACTTCAGAACAAACTCATTAAAGATCTTTCTACGAGTTCAGTGCATCCCAATCGCaacaataatgatttttttgcagaaataagaagaatatttatggaaaaaagAGTTATGATTGTTTTAGATGATGTTGATGATGCAAAGCAACTTAATGAACTAGCTATTCATAGGGAATGGTTTTTCGAAGGAAGTCGGATTATCATTAGTACCAGAAATAGAGACGCTTTGCCTACTAATGTTGTGAATAGGATTTATGAGGTCAGAGCATTAGGTCCTGATGATTCATTAAAACTTTTTAGTTACTACGCACTGAGACGGGAGAAGCCCAGTGGGACTTTTCTGAAGCTGTCTGAGCAAATAGTTTCCATTACTGGTGGATTACCTTTGGCTCTACAAGTATTTGGCTCACTGCTTTTTGACAAGAGGCGATTACAAGAATGGAGCGATGCATTAGAGAAGCTGAAGAAGATTCGTCCTGCCCATCTTCATGATATCTTGAGGATAAGCTTTGATGCACTtgatgaagaagagaagtgTATATTTCTCGACATTGCGTGCTTATTAATGAACTTGGAAATGAAAAGAGAGGATGTAATCGATGTTATGAAAGGCTGTGGTTTCAGAGCTGAGACTGCACTCACGACCCTTACAGCAAGATCTCTAATCAAAGTTGTTGAGAATGATGAGTTGTGGATGCATGATCAGATTAGAGACATGGGACGGCAAATCATTTTACAAGAAACTAAAAGAAGTTATTCAGATATTGGACAGCGCAGTAGAATTTGGGATCGTGGAGATGTTCTTGAGGTCTTGCAGTGCCAGAAG GGGACACGAAGCATCCAGGGGCTCATCATTGATTTGGATGTGAAGACCCACTCAAGGATTTTAAGTTCCAAAGCTATAGCTTTGGGCAATCTTCGAAGAGTACCCAATTTCAGTGCTGCATTAACATATATTAAGGAGAAATACAAGGAATATTTTCAACATGTTCCAGAGAAAGGTGAAGTAATAGTTAATGCCGGATGGTTTAAAACAATGGTTAATCTAAGGATGCTTCATTTCAGTAATGTGAGATTGGAAGGAGATTTTCACTATATACCTTCTACCGTGAAATGGCTACAATGGAGGAAATGTTCACACAGATGTCTTCCTTCTGTATTGTTGTCCAAGGAACTGGCCGTCCTTGATCTCGCAAGAAGCAAGATAGAAAGTGTATGGGGGTGGAAATGGTTCTGGGACAGACGAAAG GTGAATAATAAATTGATGGTGCTGAATCTCTATAACTGTTATAAGATAACTTCAATTCCTGATTTATCTGATCACAAGTCCCTAGAAAAGCTGATACTCGAGCTTTGCACTGGTCTGAAAAGTATTCACAAGTCAATAGGGGACTTGGAGAATTTACGCTATCTGAACTTGAAGGATTGTTCGAGCCTTGTCCAGTTTCCCAATGATGTCTCTGGGCTAAAGCGTCTTAAGGTACTCATTCTCTCTGGTTGTTCACAGATTAAAAATTTACCTCAGAATATTGGCAGCATGAATTCTTTACAAGAACTTCTCGTTGATGACACTGCCATAGAAGAATTACCTGAAACTATATTTCAACTAACTAGCCTGGAAAGGCTTTCCCTGAACTCCTGCAAATTCTTAAGACGACTACCCCCGTGCATAGAAAACCTTAGATCCTTGAGGGAACTTTCTCTTCATAGTTCCGCATTGGAGGAATTACCTGATTCTATAGGTGAGTTGGGAAATCTTGAGATTCTAAATTTGATGTGGTGTAAATCGCTGACTGTGATTCCAGATTCAATTGGCAATCTTAAATCATTGGCCAGTCTCTGGCTTAATGGTAGTTCAGTGGAAGTTATACCAACATCAGTTGGTTCACTATACTATCTAAAAGACTTATCAGTTGGAGATTGTCAGAGTTTGCACACATTGCCCGTCTCTATTGAAGGGTTATCTTCATTGATTGAGATTCAGTTAGACAGGACTGCAATCACTAGTTTACCTGATCAATTTGGTTCCTTGAAATCCCTTAGGAAACTTGAAATTAGAGATTGCAAGAATCTTGATTCACTACCAGATTCAATTGGAAACATGTCGGCCCTTCATACATTGATATTGTACAAAGCTGTCATAATAGAGTTACCAGAATCTATAGGGAAGTTGGAAAATCTCACCCTGCTGAGACTGAACAAGTGCACAAAACTAAGCAAATTACCGGCCTCATTTGGAAACTTGAAGAACCTGCACCAACTGTTTATGGAGGAGACTTCCATTACCGAATTACCTGAAACATTTGGGATGCTTTGTTACTTGAGGAcattgaaaatggaaaagaagcCCTGCCCCCTCGTGCCTCAGATTTCTGAAACATTGGAGCCAGCTACTAGTGCAAAGAGGAAGGTGCTTCCGTCTTCTTTCTCAAATCTTTCCTTGCTAGTAGAATTCAATGCCCGTGCATGGAAGATATCTGGGAAAATACCTGATGATTTTGAGAAGTTATCATCTTTAGAGGATTTGAATTTGAGTCATAAtgatttttacagtctcccatCTAGTATGAAAGGACTCCAGCTTCTCAAAAAGCTTGTATTGTCGCACTGCAAATTCCTTAAAGTTCTTCCTCCACTTCCCTTGAGTTTACACGAACTGAATGCTGCGAACTGCACATCACTAGAAAGCTTGTCTGATCTCTCAAATTTGCAGAATTTGATAGAGCTAGAATTCACAAATTGTGAGAAACTAGTGGATGTCCCAGGCATCGAACAATTGAAGTCCTTGAGAAGGTTGTACATGGCAGGTTGCAGTTCTCATGCCTCAGCGGTGATACGGAAACTTGACAAG ATTgctttgagaaatttatataaCTTAGGTATACCTGGAAGTGAAATCCCAGATTGGTTTACTCGAGATGAAGTTTgcttttccaaaaagaaaaataatgcaatTAAGAGTGTGATTATAGCTGCTGTTGTCTCCATTAACTCTCAAATCCAACATGATTCAAGATACGAGTTGCCTGTTATTGTCGAGGTTGAAGCAAAGATTCTGAGGGTGACTAGAGCAGTTTTTAATCATGCATTGTACTTAAGAGGAGTCCCATCTTCGCAGGAGGATCAACTTTATTTGTGTCGATATCCGGATTGTCATCCATTAGTTACAATACTAGAAGACGGTGACAAAATACAG